From the Brassica napus cultivar Da-Ae chromosome A8, Da-Ae, whole genome shotgun sequence genome, one window contains:
- the LOC106361687 gene encoding serine/threonine-protein kinase-like protein At1g28390 — protein MGYLSCNGESAVSICDSHNYNPRRSKKRPPSTLRVFKYDELAAATNGFSAGNFLGKGSHGRVYKAVLDGGKLLAAVKRTTIASVSQVDNEIEILSRVRHRYMVNLIGYCVDQRRKTKLLVVEYMPNGTLHDHLHSRSSLAPPLSWNRRIKHALQIASAVHALHSAETPVIHRDIKSSNILIDGDGNARIADFGLALIGNVNDERLKATPPAGTMGYLDPSYLAPADLTAKSDVFSFGILLFEIVSGRDAIDLKYSPPCIVDWAVPLVKRGEYGAICDLKMRNRPSSAVIRGLVVMAARCVRSTAEKRPDMLEVVECLKTVRKMSQESPVWNRLRRRSEDKSENVFVSEEKEENINVRIVRGGSKKKMSKVSSVMTEDDTVPEKAVSPAQFRRRNRVLRSRSVGAMGGARVGPVPIDVVGDNTLVTTIRVLVERERAAMMKLSKSRSVGIVRSHKTVSLKLY, from the coding sequence ATGGGATACCTCTCTTGCAACGGTGAATCCGCAGTTTCCATCTGCGATTCTCACAACTATAATCCTCGCCGTTCAAAGAAACGTCCTCCATCCACGCTCCGTGTTTTCAAATACGACGAACTCGCGGCCGCTACAAACGGCTTCTCCGCCGGTAACTTCCTCGGGAAAGGCAGCCACGGGAGAGTTTACAAGGCCGTTCTCGACGGCGGGAAGCTTCTAGCCGCCGTCAAACGAACCACGATCGCTAGCGTGAGCCAGGTGGACAATGAGATCGAGATTCTCTCGCGTGTGCGTCACCGTTACATGGTCAACTTAATCGGTTACTGCGTTGACCAACGGAGGAAGACGAAGCTGCTAGTCGTCGAGTACATGCCTAACGGCACGCTTCATGATCACTTGCACTCTCGTAGCTCGTTAGCTCCACCTCTTAGTTGGAACCGGAGAATCAAACACGCGCTTCAGATCGCGTCTGCAGTCCACGCTCTTCACTCCGCGGAGACTCCCGTTATCCACCGCGACATTAAATCGTCCAACATTCTGATCGACGGCGACGGAAACGCGAGGATAGCCGATTTCGGATTGGCGTTGATCGGAAACGTAAACGATGAGCGTCTGAAAGCCACGCCGCCGGCGGGAACGATGGGATATTTAGATCCGTCGTACTTGGCGCCGGCGGATCTAACGGCTAAGAGCGACGTGTTCAGCTTCGGGATACTGTTGTTTGAGATTGTTAGCGGTAGAGACGCCATTGATTTGAAATACAGTCCGCCGTGTATCGTCGACTGGGCGGTGCCTCTGGTTAAACGCGGCGAGTACGGAGCGATTTGCGATTTGAAAATGAGGAACCGTCCGAGTTCCGCCGTGATCAGGGGATTGGTTGTTATGGCGGCGAGGTGCGTGCGATCGACGGCGGAGAAACGGCCAGATATGTTAGAGGTTGTGGAGTGTTTGAAAACGGTGCGGAAGATGTCTCAGGAGTCTCCGGTTTGGAATCGGTTACGGCGGAGAAGTGAAGACAAATCGGAAAACGTTTTCGTTAGTGAAGAAAAGGAAGAGAACATCAATGTGAGGATAGTGAGAGGCGggagcaagaagaagatgagcaaGGTATCCAGCGTGATGACTGAGGACGATACAGTCCCGGAGAAGGCGGTTTCTCCGGCACAGTTTCGCCGTCGGAACCGTGTGCTGAGATCGAGATCAGTTGGTGCGATGGGTGGAGCGAGAGTTGGACCGGTTCCAATCGACGTCGTTGGGGATAATACGTTGGTTACAACGATCAGAGTTCTGGTGGAGCGGGAAAGAGCGGCGATGATGAAGCTGAGCAAGTCGAGGTCGGTGGGGATTGTACGTAGTCATAAAACGGTGTCGTTGAAGCTTTATTGA